Proteins encoded within one genomic window of Empedobacter falsenii:
- a CDS encoding copper resistance protein CopD produces MHELHLLLIFHLIGATIWVGGHIILSLVILPQVWKEKSVEKLFSFESKYERIGLPALLIMVITGVRMSYIYTIKISNWFHFENPIERVVSLKLIGLATIVLLAISAQFYVLPRLKSDYSKLPLMTFHIIAVTTISILMLILGSFVRYGGI; encoded by the coding sequence ATGCACGAATTACATTTATTATTAATCTTTCATTTAATAGGCGCTACAATATGGGTGGGTGGTCATATTATATTAAGTTTAGTTATTTTACCGCAAGTATGGAAAGAAAAATCGGTAGAAAAGTTATTTTCTTTTGAAAGTAAATACGAACGTATTGGACTACCTGCTTTATTAATCATGGTCATTACAGGGGTAAGAATGTCCTATATTTATACCATCAAAATCAGTAATTGGTTTCATTTCGAAAATCCAATCGAACGTGTTGTCTCGCTAAAACTCATAGGCCTTGCTACGATTGTCTTATTGGCTATAAGCGCTCAGTTTTATGTGCTTCCTCGTCTAAAATCAGATTATTCAAAACTTCCTCTGATGACATTTCATATCATAGCCGTAACAACTATTAGTATACTGATGTTAATTTTAGGTAGTTTTGTACGATATGGAGGGATTTAA
- a CDS encoding cupin domain-containing protein — MDKLSCLNSIHANDKGVSAVSIFKGESSNVTSIQLLENNILKEHTTKIAALLLCVTGKVVYSDENDQTIELSSSDYITIEPNVIHKLEALENSQLILVK; from the coding sequence ATGGATAAATTGTCATGTTTAAATAGCATTCATGCGAATGATAAGGGTGTCAGTGCGGTAAGTATTTTCAAAGGAGAGTCAAGTAATGTAACATCAATTCAATTATTGGAAAATAATATTTTAAAAGAGCATACCACAAAAATAGCTGCGCTGCTTTTATGTGTTACTGGAAAAGTGGTGTATTCTGATGAAAATGACCAAACAATAGAGTTAAGCTCTAGTGATTATATAACTATCGAACCTAATGTTATACATAAGTTAGAGGCTTTAGAAAATAGTCAATTGATTTTAGTGAAATAA
- a CDS encoding DoxX family protein has protein sequence MKKKTKQNIARYSLGAFLVVAGITHLTIARKEFKAQVPNWVPLDKDDTVVYSGISEIALGSAVILAPKEKKEFVGKITAVFFAAVFPGNWAQYKNHRNGFGLDTDQKRLARLFLQPLFMFWAIKSTQK, from the coding sequence ATGAAAAAGAAAACGAAACAAAATATAGCTCGTTATAGCCTAGGTGCTTTTTTAGTGGTAGCGGGTATTACCCATTTAACAATTGCGAGAAAAGAGTTTAAAGCTCAAGTTCCTAATTGGGTGCCCTTAGATAAAGATGACACCGTTGTATATTCAGGGATTTCCGAAATTGCTTTAGGAAGCGCTGTTATTTTAGCTCCAAAAGAAAAAAAAGAGTTTGTTGGAAAAATAACAGCTGTTTTTTTCGCTGCTGTATTTCCTGGAAATTGGGCTCAATATAAAAATCATAGAAATGGATTTGGTCTAGATACGGATCAAAAGCGTTTAGCAAGATTATTTTTACAACCATTATTCATGTTTTGGGCAATCAAATCAACTCAAAAATAA
- a CDS encoding NAD(P)/FAD-dependent oxidoreductase, with translation MDLHSGLPFWIVKNEFFDLYHPLRKNYKIDVAIIGSGITGALVAHELCEAGIECALIDKRTISTGSSAASTAQLQYEIDTPLSKLINIVPEKIAIDAYFNCLESITDIENIFKKTNIDADFTRVPTVLLASNKQGVKLLDEEYAIRTEVGLPVKYLDAKQLKTYQNIDGIAALQNDTSAQMDAYKGAINLLKYHQEKHQLQIFTHTKVEKIDENKNNCELLTEHGHTISCKYVIVATGFEAGQFLPKKVMNLLSTYAICSAPIDEKMVWPNRSLIWETAEPYLYMRTTKDNRLIVGGEDEDFQNPDKRDDLLRTKIKTLERKFSRLYPEIEFNTEMAWCGTFSSTNDGLPYMGPWKKGDRTLFALGYGGNGITFSMVAAQVLKNIILNQKDSRLETFGFDRPTK, from the coding sequence ATGGATTTACATTCTGGATTACCTTTTTGGATTGTTAAAAACGAATTTTTCGACTTATATCATCCTCTTCGCAAAAATTATAAAATAGATGTTGCCATCATAGGATCTGGAATTACAGGGGCTTTAGTTGCGCACGAATTATGTGAAGCAGGTATAGAATGCGCTCTTATCGATAAACGAACAATTTCCACAGGAAGTTCTGCAGCAAGTACTGCTCAATTACAATACGAAATTGATACCCCATTAAGTAAATTAATAAATATTGTTCCCGAAAAAATTGCTATTGATGCTTATTTCAATTGCTTGGAATCTATTACAGATATAGAAAATATATTCAAAAAAACTAATATTGATGCTGATTTCACACGTGTTCCTACAGTTTTATTAGCGAGTAATAAGCAAGGTGTAAAATTGTTAGACGAAGAATATGCAATAAGAACAGAAGTCGGTTTGCCTGTGAAGTATTTAGATGCTAAGCAATTGAAAACTTATCAAAATATTGATGGAATTGCAGCATTGCAAAATGATACTTCTGCTCAGATGGATGCATATAAAGGCGCTATCAATTTATTAAAGTATCATCAAGAAAAACATCAATTACAGATTTTCACCCATACAAAAGTGGAAAAAATAGACGAAAATAAGAACAATTGCGAACTATTGACGGAGCATGGACATACTATTTCGTGCAAGTATGTAATTGTTGCAACTGGCTTTGAAGCTGGTCAATTTCTACCTAAAAAAGTAATGAATTTATTATCTACTTACGCGATTTGTTCGGCTCCCATTGATGAAAAAATGGTTTGGCCAAATCGTAGCTTAATATGGGAGACAGCAGAACCTTATCTTTATATGCGAACAACAAAAGATAATCGATTGATCGTTGGTGGTGAAGATGAAGATTTTCAAAATCCTGATAAAAGAGATGATTTACTTCGAACAAAAATCAAAACTCTTGAACGTAAGTTTAGTCGATTATATCCAGAAATTGAATTCAATACCGAAATGGCTTGGTGCGGAACTTTTAGCTCCACAAATGATGGTTTACCTTATATGGGACCATGGAAAAAAGGTGACCGAACATTATTTGCATTAGGTTATGGAGGAAATGGGATTACTTTTTCGATGGTTGCAGCTCAAGTTTTAAAAAATATTATTCTTAACCAAAAAGATAGTCGCTTAGAAACCTTTGGTTTTGATCGACCAACTAAATAA
- a CDS encoding N-acyl homoserine lactonase family protein, producing METIKVHILHCGSVEVDSSLPFSEKTWNPISYTGVFRSKKHQVWLPVSAYLIEHPKGLILIDTGWHTDVRIGDQGRKHMGFAHWLINKADLPAGQAINEQLARLGYKDSDIDYLVLSHLHSDHVSGLKLVKNAKRILVSDIEMRDAEQMPYRYVPNMWEGINLETFSFEKSNIGPQNISYDLFGDNSVVFVNTPGHTHGLASTIIQNNGHFLLLTSDTGYAKKSWEQMILPGVQVDKQEVIKSLKWTKEIAAQPNCIEAIANHDSDIIPKTIEI from the coding sequence ATGGAAACAATAAAAGTGCATATTTTACATTGTGGCAGCGTTGAAGTGGATTCTTCCTTACCATTTAGCGAAAAAACGTGGAATCCGATTTCCTATACAGGCGTTTTCAGAAGTAAAAAACATCAAGTTTGGCTGCCCGTTTCTGCCTATTTAATTGAACATCCAAAAGGTTTGATTTTAATTGATACAGGTTGGCATACCGATGTAAGAATTGGCGACCAAGGGCGTAAACACATGGGATTTGCACATTGGTTGATTAACAAAGCTGATTTGCCAGCAGGGCAAGCAATTAACGAACAATTGGCAAGATTGGGTTACAAAGATTCGGATATCGATTATCTCGTGTTGAGTCATTTGCATTCTGACCACGTCAGCGGATTGAAATTGGTAAAAAACGCCAAACGAATATTGGTGAGCGACATCGAAATGCGAGATGCCGAACAAATGCCCTATCGTTACGTTCCCAATATGTGGGAAGGAATAAATTTGGAAACCTTTAGTTTTGAAAAATCGAATATAGGTCCACAAAATATTTCCTATGATTTATTTGGAGATAATTCGGTCGTGTTTGTTAATACACCTGGTCACACACACGGTTTGGCTTCAACCATCATCCAGAATAACGGACATTTTTTATTGTTGACAAGCGATACAGGCTACGCCAAAAAATCTTGGGAACAAATGATTCTACCCGGTGTACAAGTAGATAAACAAGAGGTTATTAAGTCTTTGAAATGGACAAAAGAAATTGCCGCGCAACCCAATTGTATTGAAGCGATAGCCAATCACGATTCGGATATAATCCCTAAAACTATTGAAATATAA
- a CDS encoding Crp/Fnr family transcriptional regulator → MNFAQFLSEKINLSQSEIELLMNNCSTHNFQKKEIILEPFSLSKKIYFVEEGIIRVFYETDARDITLAFCEKNEISLPVESVFYDKECKFGIQSVTETKIIKLNYAVWEQLCEQNPRLLQLDKKFLIENIRKFTEHIYSTHFKTPKERFDDLMQSKPAIFNKVPLNTIASYLGMTQETLSRLRAGK, encoded by the coding sequence TTGAATTTTGCTCAATTTTTATCAGAAAAAATCAATTTATCTCAATCTGAAATTGAATTGTTGATGAATAATTGCTCCACGCATAATTTTCAGAAAAAAGAAATCATTTTAGAGCCTTTTTCTCTTTCAAAAAAAATATATTTCGTGGAAGAAGGGATTATCCGAGTTTTTTATGAAACCGATGCAAGGGATATTACCTTGGCTTTTTGTGAAAAAAATGAAATTAGCCTTCCTGTGGAAAGTGTATTTTATGACAAAGAATGCAAATTTGGAATTCAATCGGTTACCGAAACCAAGATTATAAAGCTTAATTATGCTGTCTGGGAGCAACTTTGCGAACAAAATCCCCGTCTTTTACAATTGGACAAAAAGTTTTTAATTGAGAATATCAGAAAATTTACGGAGCATATTTATTCCACTCATTTTAAAACGCCCAAAGAACGTTTTGATGATTTAATGCAAAGCAAACCCGCTATTTTTAATAAAGTTCCGCTAAATACCATTGCAAGTTATTTGGGAATGACGCAAGAAACCTTGAGCCGATTACGAGCCGGAAAATAG
- a CDS encoding Crp/Fnr family transcriptional regulator, giving the protein MNLIIQNYLENIKAICPKLTDEALILLSSKIEILELHPKENFIEADVLQKSIGYIYSGLLRAFYINEKGEDITVNFIDEKKLVVHLDALNKKKPSKFSFQAIEPSIILNIPIDHLEYCTEKYPLFEKYLRIMLEQIYSRMFNRLEALLDENAEERYLNFVEEFPTMYNRVTISHLCTYLGITRQSLTRIRKNINEGK; this is encoded by the coding sequence ATGAATTTAATCATTCAAAATTATTTAGAGAATATAAAAGCAATCTGCCCAAAGCTGACAGATGAAGCATTGATTTTATTATCAAGCAAAATTGAAATCTTAGAACTTCATCCCAAAGAAAATTTTATTGAAGCAGATGTGTTACAAAAATCTATTGGTTATATTTATTCTGGCTTGCTTCGTGCATTTTATATCAACGAAAAGGGAGAAGATATTACGGTAAATTTCATTGATGAAAAAAAACTTGTGGTTCACCTTGATGCACTGAACAAAAAAAAACCAAGCAAGTTTAGTTTTCAGGCTATAGAACCTTCTATTATTTTAAATATTCCCATCGATCATCTTGAATATTGTACAGAAAAATATCCTCTTTTTGAAAAATATTTGAGAATAATGCTTGAACAAATTTATTCCAGAATGTTTAATCGTCTTGAAGCCTTATTGGATGAAAATGCGGAAGAAAGATACCTGAATTTTGTTGAAGAATTTCCTACAATGTACAACAGAGTAACCATCTCCCATCTATGTACATATCTTGGAATAACACGACAATCTCTAACACGAATTCGGAAAAATATTAACGAAGGAAAATGA
- a CDS encoding sensor histidine kinase, whose translation MLQPIYGIFTSISFIMITTTTRLAQNWIIDKEKIIELEKLTYEMELSELKNQINPHFLFNNLNSVKALIRKNPEEAVNTVVKLSEFLRFQLYENRNNKNNLCQEILFLTNYLELEQKRRDDFTIKINNNIDYESLNQRLIPSNLFTVFIENAVKHSVDVNDNASYININFSIINLMLHFECSNSICPDFKISGTKNKGIGLTNIKRRLELLYGKSYELKLKKNEKEFVVNLNLPL comes from the coding sequence ATGTTACAGCCAATTTATGGAATTTTTACTTCGATTAGTTTTATCATGATTACAACAACAACAAGATTAGCGCAGAATTGGATTATTGACAAAGAAAAAATTATTGAATTAGAAAAACTAACGTATGAAATGGAATTATCTGAATTAAAAAATCAAATTAATCCCCATTTTTTATTTAATAATTTGAATAGCGTAAAAGCACTTATCAGAAAAAATCCCGAAGAAGCTGTGAATACAGTTGTGAAGTTGTCTGAATTTCTGCGTTTTCAGTTGTATGAAAATCGAAACAATAAAAACAATTTGTGTCAAGAGATTTTATTTCTTACCAATTATTTGGAATTAGAGCAAAAAAGACGGGACGATTTTACGATAAAAATCAACAATAACATTGATTATGAGTCACTTAATCAACGTTTAATACCATCAAATTTATTCACTGTTTTTATCGAAAATGCGGTTAAACATAGTGTCGATGTTAATGATAATGCGTCTTATATTAATATCAATTTTAGCATAATAAATCTTATGTTGCATTTTGAATGTAGCAATTCTATCTGTCCAGATTTTAAAATTTCTGGCACAAAAAATAAAGGAATTGGTCTTACGAATATCAAAAGAAGATTAGAACTTTTATATGGCAAGAGCTATGAGTTGAAGCTAAAAAAGAATGAAAAAGAATTTGTTGTTAACTTAAATCTACCTTTATGA
- a CDS encoding LytR/AlgR family response regulator transcription factor — MKCIIIDDEPLAREELSEELTSFESVEIIGSFGNTIKALDFTKNNHVDLVFLDIEMPTINGLELAKQLSTNTLFIFTTAYPQFAIDGYELDAIDYLLKPISQERLKKAINKAELLHQLLSDNTIKSTIESNSAQFMFIKADRRFHKLNFEDITHIEALKDYVIIYTDKQKLITAMNLKTMHTKLPNTSFYRVSKSYIVNKNHITSFDYNTLYIDDVAIAIGSTYRKLFFDNYGEGYIKMED, encoded by the coding sequence ATGAAATGTATTATAATTGATGATGAACCTCTTGCACGTGAGGAATTATCGGAGGAACTTACTAGTTTTGAATCCGTTGAAATTATTGGAAGTTTTGGTAATACAATCAAAGCGCTTGATTTTACTAAGAACAATCACGTCGATTTAGTTTTTTTGGATATTGAAATGCCAACCATAAATGGTCTGGAACTCGCAAAACAATTGTCTACGAATACATTATTTATTTTTACGACGGCTTATCCACAGTTTGCGATTGATGGCTACGAGTTAGATGCGATAGATTATTTATTGAAACCTATTTCGCAAGAACGGCTAAAAAAAGCAATTAATAAAGCAGAATTATTGCATCAATTATTATCAGATAATACCATAAAATCAACAATTGAATCTAATTCAGCTCAATTTATGTTTATCAAAGCAGACCGAAGATTTCATAAACTAAACTTTGAGGATATTACACATATCGAAGCTTTGAAAGATTATGTCATCATTTATACGGACAAACAAAAGTTGATAACCGCTATGAATCTGAAAACGATGCATACAAAGCTTCCAAACACAAGCTTTTATAGAGTGAGCAAATCCTATATTGTGAATAAGAATCACATCACTTCTTTTGATTATAACACTTTGTACATCGATGATGTTGCGATTGCAATAGGTTCTACTTATCGTAAATTATTTTTTGATAATTATGGCGAAGGTTATATAAAAATGGAGGATTGA